In Endozoicomonas sp. GU-1, one DNA window encodes the following:
- a CDS encoding iron-containing alcohol dehydrogenase, with protein sequence MSRSYYEFFNPVKIVSGNEALEHIPFELASLGVKKPLIITDGGVLNAGLIEPVKRALVVDGISMAGVYSDVPPDSSTSVVSAITRLYREHGADGIIAIGGGSVIDTSKAVNILVSEGGDDLLAYSGSGALTKRLKPLFILPTTAGTGSEVTKVAVIRDDASGRKVPFGSSFLMPDVAVLDPRMTLTLPPHITAATAMDAMTHAIEAFMGTAKNPLSDAYAVAAIKGIRENLLRVLASPDSRDLRLKLAESATMAGIAFSNSMVGLVHAIGHSLGAITHLPHGVCMSLMLPYVLEYNLPRCEQAIGELLLPLAGADFYSKVPEERRAAETIIYIRAMRDELFEQTGLPRTLSESGKVHESQLEDIARMSIDDGALLYNRVDASYEQVLGLLKSAW encoded by the coding sequence ATGAGCCGCAGTTATTATGAATTCTTTAATCCCGTCAAAATCGTTTCAGGCAATGAAGCCCTGGAGCATATCCCATTCGAACTGGCCAGCCTTGGGGTAAAGAAACCATTGATTATTACCGATGGCGGGGTGCTCAACGCCGGTTTAATTGAGCCCGTCAAGCGTGCTCTGGTGGTTGACGGGATTTCGATGGCGGGTGTCTATAGTGATGTACCGCCAGACTCATCCACCAGTGTCGTCTCTGCCATCACCCGGCTTTATCGTGAGCATGGCGCGGATGGCATTATTGCCATTGGTGGTGGATCGGTGATTGATACATCGAAGGCGGTCAATATTCTCGTGTCTGAAGGTGGTGATGACCTTCTGGCTTACAGCGGCTCTGGTGCGCTGACTAAACGACTGAAGCCGTTATTTATCCTGCCAACGACGGCAGGTACCGGTTCAGAAGTGACCAAAGTTGCGGTTATTCGCGATGATGCCAGTGGTCGTAAAGTGCCTTTTGGCTCTTCATTCCTGATGCCTGATGTGGCGGTTCTTGATCCACGGATGACATTGACATTGCCTCCGCATATTACCGCCGCCACTGCCATGGATGCCATGACCCATGCCATTGAAGCGTTTATGGGTACGGCTAAAAATCCACTCAGTGATGCCTATGCCGTTGCTGCTATCAAAGGCATACGGGAAAACCTGCTTCGGGTGCTTGCCTCACCGGATAGCCGGGATCTCCGGCTTAAGCTGGCAGAATCAGCCACCATGGCGGGCATTGCCTTTTCCAACTCCATGGTTGGGCTGGTTCATGCCATCGGGCATTCCCTTGGGGCGATAACCCATCTTCCCCACGGCGTCTGTATGAGTCTGATGTTGCCTTATGTTCTGGAATACAACCTGCCCCGGTGTGAACAGGCAATCGGTGAACTGTTGCTTCCCCTGGCCGGTGCCGATTTTTACAGCAAAGTACCCGAAGAGCGGCGGGCGGCTGAAACCATTATCTATATTCGTGCCATGCGGGATGAGCTCTTTGAGCAAACAGGGCTGCCAAGAACATTGTCAGAAAGTGGCAAGGTGCATGAGTCGCAACTGGAAGATATTGCTCGTATGAGTATTGATGATGGTGCACTGCTCTATAACCGGGTCGATGCCAGTTATGAGCAGGTACTGGGGCTGTTGAAGTCAGCCTGGTAG
- a CDS encoding Wadjet anti-phage system protein JetD domain-containing protein, whose protein sequence is MTFQPEDAIPIALDLLADSYRQRGRQMSAFLTHLIKVGWVEQCSFRQRNNDFALRTAHDRQSFLEYMERQFGNNWQTSLEQGETREAFLTQHLISPLPGHIHSRVVNAIWGEHSKKQAATPSGIATRDSELIQLRTRMECQLNFAGKIINCRNEMAFSDAVIINETALGKLQSIQCEAPINIITVENAGAWQHLPLPENVIALFVPGNNQKLALKLLSFFPDYQWCHFGDLDQKGLDIASSLARAQNKPLKLLIPDWWNQYQPHFQLGIKQGKIAWRKDICPQSRKYAQHPFINALADDAKWMEQEAIVLDSRLLDEIRRLFDSDLPG, encoded by the coding sequence GTGACATTCCAGCCAGAGGATGCCATACCGATTGCATTAGACTTGTTAGCAGACAGCTATCGTCAGAGAGGTCGGCAAATGTCGGCCTTTCTGACACACCTCATAAAGGTGGGCTGGGTCGAGCAGTGCAGCTTTCGCCAAAGAAACAATGATTTTGCCCTGAGAACCGCCCATGACCGCCAGAGTTTTCTGGAGTATATGGAAAGGCAGTTCGGCAACAACTGGCAAACGTCACTGGAGCAGGGTGAAACAAGGGAAGCATTTCTCACCCAACATCTGATATCACCGTTACCAGGGCATATCCATAGCCGTGTAGTTAATGCTATTTGGGGTGAACACTCCAAGAAACAGGCGGCAACACCTTCCGGGATAGCAACAAGAGACAGCGAACTGATTCAACTGCGCACCCGAATGGAATGTCAGCTGAATTTTGCTGGAAAGATTATTAATTGTCGGAATGAAATGGCCTTTTCAGATGCGGTCATCATCAATGAAACTGCACTGGGCAAGCTGCAAAGTATACAGTGTGAAGCGCCAATAAATATTATCACGGTGGAAAATGCCGGTGCCTGGCAACACCTGCCCTTACCGGAAAATGTCATTGCCCTGTTCGTTCCGGGGAATAATCAAAAGCTGGCGTTAAAGCTACTGTCGTTTTTCCCAGACTACCAATGGTGCCACTTTGGCGACCTGGATCAGAAGGGACTTGATATTGCCTCATCACTGGCCCGGGCTCAGAATAAACCACTGAAGTTATTAATTCCTGACTGGTGGAACCAGTATCAGCCCCATTTCCAGCTGGGAATAAAACAGGGGAAAATTGCCTGGCGGAAAGATATCTGTCCTCAATCCAGAAAGTACGCACAACACCCCTTTATCAATGCGCTTGCCGATGATGCAAAATGGATGGAGCAGGAGGCCATCGTACTGGACTCCCGCCTGTTGGATGAGATCCGACGTCTTTTTGATAGCGACCTACCAGGCTGA